In Oreochromis aureus strain Israel breed Guangdong linkage group 22, ZZ_aureus, whole genome shotgun sequence, the genomic window tgcggccgcttgttgaggggctaggcacgtgaggtggaatcccctccccgatgcatgcgagtgtacacacctGGCATAGGTAGATTGCACCATTTAGAGTTCAGTGTGAGTGACAATGAGGTCTGCAGTGGAATTAcacgggtgagtaattggtggcacccttgggcactcctccctgtaggttgcctcctcaagtggccggtctcgtgtgtgtgtgtgtgtgtgtgtgtgtgtgtgtgtgtgtgtgtgtgtgtgtgtgtgtgtgtgtgtgtgtgtgtgtgtgagatcaagctgtgattgttttagggtagcatcgtgGTAGGGAGTCTGGTCATTTTAATCATCGGTtgttaataaagtgttttaactATCTTACCGTCTCAACCCTGCTACCTTAGGTACCTTTCTGATTTTACAATTCTGTTTTTAGTACTTCTTCttaataaattttgatttgtaaaattcatCTGTCTCACCTCTGCTGTTAAtgagtctgtgggctttggtagccAGTGTAACACTTACTTTGGCTATAGAAGTCTTTCCTGGGGTGTAACTCCctcccccaggtggcgttgtcaacatCTTAGTTACCATCCCCGGTTATCCCTCATTCGCGCCACCACAAAAAGAACAAGCCTAAACAAATGAAGGCTGATAAAAGGTAATCATGCCAAAGGTGTGTTTTATCAACAGGGTGTGGTGCAACCAGTTTTCTCTGTACAAAGGTAACTCAGATGGCCCGTGACAGCATGAGGCTGCGTACATGAATCCTTTTTGTGTTATTTGCCTGAATTTCCACTGCCATGTTAAATGCACATTCTCCTTATTAAGGCCCAGTGAGCATACTGTAACTTGACCACTTCAAGTTAAAATAAGTTTGTAAGAATCAGCTTTGTCAACAATTTCTGACCCTACATAATAAACCAGCCCTAAAAACATCTTGTGCACAGTGACTCCCACTGGCTTGGCCATTTTATCTGCTCTGCTTGCTGAGTGTTTGGAACTCTTTTCTAAGCTCATTTTGGCACTTTTGGActtgtttgttctccttttGTGCCATCAGCTCAGTTTGAAAAAGCCttagcaatattttttttgaaTGAAATGTCCAAATCACTCCAAGTTCACTGTGATCACAGCTTAAAACCTCAGAAGCCCATTGACTTTGCTTTTGGTGGGGTGTGGCTTTTGGCTCAGCtgtgacaggaggagagagggagcaTGTGATTCAGTGTGCAAGGCTATGGGATAGAGGCTGTGTAGGACACCTGTTACCTATTGTCTAACCTGTCTTCTCTATTTACTCAGTAGCACTGCAGGACCAGATGGAAGCAGACTTACAATGAGAAGGAGAGCTGGCAGCAGCTGAAAACAGGCTGAATGGACCAACTGGAACAAGAACTGTACAAAGATTAAAGAGCACAATTGTTTCTGCGTGTGGTGTTGGGAACCCACAGCAATTCTGACCTGTTTGAAACACTGTTGCATTGCTGCATGGTCCGTCTGAATATATACTTGCTCAAAAAAAGGAATGTGTCATGCTacatcagcaaaatgaaaaTACTGAAATTAGTGCAGACACAGGAAAGCACATTTTCAAATTCTTTGCATGTgcattttgtttccttttagGTGTAGAGAAATCCTGATGCAGCCTATTACTGTTGAAACTTgcacataataataatgcagggcttcagctgtgtgtgtgtgtgtgtgtgtgtgtgtgtgtgtgtgtgtgtgtgtgtgtgtgtgtgtgtgtgtgtgtgtgtgtgtgtgtgtgtgtgtgtgtgtgtgtgtgtgtgtgtgtgtgtgtgtgtgtgtgtgtgtgtgtgtgtgtgtgtgtgtgtgtgtgtgtgtgtgtctcacttGGACAAAGGGACTTAGTGAAAACCAAGTGTTTTGCATGTCTTTCCTCTAGCGATCATTCACTCAGGAAACAGTCCACTGAAACAGACCCAGAAGAGCAGAGATAGTGATCGCAATAAATGTGCAGTCTGTGTCCACTGCACTTTacttcactgctatgctgacaTTGGCAATTGTTCAAGTGCATTTTGACAAGAATTCAAAGACTTGGAGAAAGAGGCACAGCGAAACTAGAATTATATTATGTATATTTTAGTGCAAGATGAAATCTGTATCTTAAGTACAAGGATATATTAAATAGTTGATATTAGACACAATCAGAACTAATGTGAATGACGGACGTGAGAGACGCACCCTAATGGTGTGTACATATGTGTACAAGCGGTGAAAACAACGTGCTGAGTCACTGTGAGTTTCAACAAATCAGCAGCATTACTTGTAAGAACATATGAATGCATGAAGAACGATCTTTAAGGGTTTAACATATGCACATTTGATGGATACCAAGGTTGTGACTGTTGATATGCAACCTTATTAATGAAGCACACAGGAATAACGTGCAGGAATAATGAGATCCAAACAAACTGCACAGGAGCACAGCGGTAAAGGTCTCAGTGTCACTTTGTGCATTTGATTTGAGCTAAAGATTAactgttttgtttgattttccAAAGGTTTTTCACCATAAAAATGACAGTTTTGCAATACCTGTGAATACAAGCAGGTTAAGATAAAAAACACAGTCAATAACTTTAACTGTGCTGCTGCAGAAATTTTCTGACTTTCATTATCACGTGATATAAAATGTAGGGTTGTGATGTAAGAGGGTAAGAGATCTCTTGTTAGAAGACCAAAATGGGACGGGACTTAAATCCACCAATCCGGATGTGGAGGGCTGGAGTTTTGCTATAAAACGAGACTGTTTCAGTCGTTGTGGCTTCAGTCTTCTTGTCTTTAACCTTCAGTAATTTCAGTTACCAAGCTAAGCTGTTCACTCTGAAATCATGGCCAAGGACATGACTCTGTGGTGGGGCTCCGGCTCTCCCCCCTGCTGGCGGGTAATGATCGCTCTGGAGGAGAAGAAACTGCAGGGATACAACCAAAAACTGCTCTCCTTCGAGAAAGGAGAGCACAAGTCAAAGGAAGTCATGGATGTAAACCCCAGGGGACAGGTAGGCTTGTATCACAGGTTTCACTCTGAACTTTGAATGTTTGAACTTAAACttatttatatcttttttccactttgtctTAAAGCTTCCTGCCTTCAAATGTGGGGACAAAATCATCAACGAGTCCTACGGTGCATGCTTCTTCCTGGAGGTGAGAACTCGGGCAAGGTCCTGTCTTGTTGGAGGTCAAGTTGAGGGATTACTAGGTTTACTATGACTGTTTGCACATGCACCCTACACTgcagaagaaaagaaaccaGAGCTTTTTGCTGCTCTTCATAACACTTACTGTTTTCCTGTCTTGACCAACAGTGCGAGTACAAGTCCCAGGGAACCAAACTGATCCCTGAGAACTCCAGCGAGAAAGCCCTGGTGCTCCAGCGTACCTTCGAGGGTAACACACTTCACCAGAAAACGGGTATGTTAGCTTAAATCTTCTCTCTGGTtttgaaacacaaagacataacTGTTGAGTTCCTGCATTTTCACGTCTGATCCCCCAAATTTGAGGTTTTAGTGGGACATGTTCACTTCCTACATGACTtagctgttgttgttgccattaAAAGATCTGCCTTTTGGGATTTTGAGTCGTGCTTGGCAACGTCACGCATGAACCTGTCACCTTTAAACCACTCATACTTCATGCGTTCAGCAAACCTCCTCAGAGTTGGTTCCCCTGCTCTTCCTGAGGTCAGCGTTGTTCAAAACACATGCCACACAATAATAAGTTGTGTGTTCACATAATTAGGCTCTGGCATAATGCACTATTTCCTTAGAGAGTAACCCTCACAACAGGATGTTAATCTCCGTTTATCAAAGCAACCGTTTACAGCCTACAGCCTGATGTTGCACAGCAATGCACAGACACAccgaaaatacaaaatatggaAGTAGATGCTGTGCAGTGTGTggaaactttcttttttctccaagCTTTAAAACCTCACACAGTGACCATCTTCATGAAATGTCTGTTCTGATATTTTGCAGTGGATGTTTTTATGTACAACCGGAGGGTCCCGGAGAATGAAAGGCACGAATCTGCCTTTAAGAGACTCAAGGAGACGCTGACTGGTGAGGTGCAGATGTGGGAGGGATACCTGCAGAAGGTACGTGAATGACCCGCACGCACTCACTCTACTGCTAATCAAGCATCCAGggcacaaaaaaattaaaactataTAGCTTTGTTGCTCTGGCTTTGTGCTCTGACTGCTTTGTAGTGGGAGAAACGGTCAGGGAATTTTTTTTCTGAGTAAAGTTTATGTTTTGACGCAAACATAATCTTTGCAGGATTCAGGTAAAATCACGTACTTTAGACTCAAACGGCCCATGCACTGTGTTACAGAGATGCAACTCTTTTTGAgttaaaaaaataccaaaagttaaaaaagaaaaacaaagcagcaggaCATGTTTGGATGATATTTGGACAAGGCCAGGTCAACTATCTGTACCAAATTTAACCAGCCAATAGATACGCTAATGCTGTTAGTTTAAAAATTTTATCTAAAATATGTACTTACCCATAtcgaaaagaaatagtaaaaacttataaaagacttacataagatgtggcctacttcatatagtaaatcatataaggcttatatgatttactcatgaaagtggccactttcccattactttcatatattgttttaggaagtatccaaaacatacaagtttcatttatatgatttttcaaggtatcttatatctgttttcactcttgtatgcttttcatataAGTTTTACACAAGACCGATActaactttataagatttatatatatcttttccgtATGGGtaactttaaatttaaagacacactgtggattATTTAGAATCTGAGTTCTGCAGTGTTTTCCCTTCACAACGCTTTATTTGTGTTTCTCTTAGACACCAGGCGGTTTCCTGGCGGGAAAGAACTTTTCAATGGCTGATGTGATTGTTTATCCAAGCGTTGCTCTTCTCTTCCGCATGGGGTAAGTGAGCTATTTTAATAAGGCCGACTTTTAGCTGCTTGGCAAGATGAATGAATGGAATAATAAACAGCAATGAACTCACACTGACTTTGATGTCTCCTGTAGGCTAAGTGACAAACGTTACCCCAAACTGTCAGAATACCATAAAAATCTGAAGGACAGACCCAGCATCAAAGCCACCTGGCCTCCACTTTGGAAGGACACCCCTGGACAGGacttttttaaagacatctgaGATTGGCTTGTCAGCTGATGAGCTTCTCAATctttctttgttgtgtttttaatttgttaccATTCCTTGTATTTCAGCACAATACAAAGTCCAGTCATGTGTGACTAAACATGTGACTGTCATATTGTTGTGAACGAACCTAATTAAAAAGTCAGTTTCTTATTCTATCTccttcattcattttcattcgTCAATAactgtttttcatatttgtatcaggAACATGTTTCATTTGTGTTGGGAGTATAGtccaaatattattattattactactacaacaacaacaaccacaacaaccacaacctGACTGTAAGACTTATATCAATATGTGGATATTGATATTTGACCACAGCCATCAAGCTTATTCCATCACTGCAAGAGTGATGGTTTCATGCTATTTTCAGTAACAGTGCCAATTTGAGACATCCACCTTAAATCCATCCTGCACCTGTGCAGTTTTGGCAGGAGAGGTCACTAAATCAAAATTTTAACGCTTTCCTTAATTGTTGTCATTCTGCTCTTTGACCCTGAGCTTTCCTATTGGTCCCTAAGTAGCAACACTTGAACAATCACTGCATTGATTTGTAAAGACATCTGAGTCACATTAAACAAGATACTAATCTTTTCTACAAAACCCaagggacaaaaacaaaaaaacaacaacaccatcACAATTCTGAGTTAACGGATTTGAGTTGCTTATTTAAATGAAGGAGATTGCATATTTGCATATGTGATAATTTTGTCTGTATTTCTTCTAGCCCAAGTATAGTTTGCAATAATACCACCTACAACTGAATTCAATGAGCTAAATAGAACaataagttatttgtttgtaaAGGCAGGCTGCAAGGCTAGATGCTTCATTTCATACACCTGTGGCAATGAGACTGAAAACGCCTGAATTCCAAAATTAAGAGGCGTGGCCCTAAACTTTTGTCCACAGAGTATACCAGACACACTATTCAGCTTCaatgtcattgttttgtttttctgggaGGCTTACTtagagaaatgtgtgtgtgtgtacagcatAAACACAACCTCAAACTCACTAAACCTGCTTCGATTTTGGCCTTTACATTTTTTAGGTCttagactgtcacctgtctgaaCCGGCTATCTCAGCAGTTATCCATCAGTTTATCTTTTCACGTTTGGTTGAGCACATGGAGACGTTACTTGCAGTCTTGTCAGTATAATATGTGTTGACAGACACAACACTTTATAAATACTTTCCAGTATGATCTGTAGGCTGTCTGCAAAGCTTTACCCTAAACTAGGAGATTATTACAATCTGCAGAAGGAGACACAGAGTGTCAAAGCCAGCTGCCCACTGCAACTGCACCTGCATTAGgtttaaatgctttttaacaCAGTTGTCAACATTAACCaaataaaacagacattttaGTGCTGAAGGAAAGCACAAAATCTAATGCTTAGAGATGGAGTGGAGTTGGGACTTAACAGGTGCTGCAGTTTGTCATCAGAAGCTTATAGAAAATGTGAAAAGCAATGTTTGCTTCAGGTGTCCAATTTCATGTACCCTCATCTATATGTTAACAAAAGTATTCAGAGTTTATCTGAATGGGCGTGCTGCAACCACTTTTCTGTACACAAAGGTAACTCAGAAGCCCTGAGTTAGCATGACATTGCATAAATGAAGCACTTTGAATGAATCATTTTTATGCCATTTGCCTGAATTTGTATTGCTTTATTAAATGCACACTCTCTGTAAGGAACACTGAGTGTACTGTATTTTGGCCACAATAGACTTGCTTTCATGAGCTTTGTGAACATTTTCTTATCTGACATAGTTAAGGCACTGGTGGAAAGTGACTTCCTGTTACTCAGCCCTTTTACCTGTGCTACCTGCTGAATGTTCTGAAAGTTTTTCTAAGCTGATTTTGGACTTGTTGGTTCTCCTGTTTTGTCCTATCAGCCCAGTTTGGGAAACATTTGCAATATTAttcagagaaataaaaaaaataacgatCGTTAAACTGCTCAAATCTGTCCAACAGGTTCACCGTCATCACTATGACATGAAGCAGCTTAtgagatttcaaaataaagccaggtaaaagaaaacatgtccaGCATATGCAAAGTTTCGTTGAAAACACCACACCCAAACATATAACGATATAAAATGTTTAGACTTTCTTAGAAAATCCTCCATCCTTTAATTCAGACTTTGTTTATGTAGGGCGGTGCACTGAACAGTCGCTCCCTTATTAATGAAAGCCCAGCGTGAAAGGCAGAACAAACCTCCACACTGGCAACAAAGGAGGACTAATGCATGCAGAGCAGGCTCTAATTCAACATAACGATACCAACTGTACAAAAAATAACCAGCTACCGTTGTCTGTTTGTCATTCTGCACATGCTCTGTTTTAATATATGCTCTCTCAATAGAAAATTAGTATGGTATGCAGTGTCTCAATGCATGCtgaatcatccaggtaaggaaatccaaaAATTCTAGTGAGTCTGAAGAAGTCACTGAAAACTGAATAGTGCGtctgctacgtccagatgaacagaatcagctttttttGATATGTCATGCAACGTAAGCAAAATCAGCATACTGAAAGTAATGCAGACACAGGAAATGCCTTgatgtaaaataacatttaaaaaatacaaagaaggagaagaagaaaaagaaaaaaggcataAATCACACTTTCAAATTAAATTTTCTGGATAAGCATTTGTTTAAAGTATGACTAAATGCAAACTGCAAAAGCTGACAAGATCCCTAACCACACGGGAGCACATCAGTATCATTCTAACTTCCACTCTAGCCTACTTTATACACTGTTTCCCCCTGGCTTCATTGTCTCTTATTATGTTTTAGAAAGGTTTTTCACTATTTAACATTCAGTGTTTAATGTTTAGTCCTGACTTGCTGTAGTTTTTTCATGTTTCCCTTTGAcccacatttttttccccatctagCTTCAGATTCTTTGTCTGCCTTTGGATCAAagattttctaaaaaaaatcaagacaaatcacctctttttaaaaatgtacatcaGGTTGACGTGACATCACGTTCACGCGTGTCATTTATCTTAGTGTGACAGATCTTTGGCAGGAGCACAGAAATGGGATGGGGCTTATTTCCAGGAATCGTGGCAAAGCCGACTGGCGCTATAAAGCCAGGGCTTTCGCCCACTCCAGCTTCAGTCTTAAACATTCTTCAACTTCACCTGTCAGGTTAAGCGCTTCACTCTGAAATCATGGCCACGGACATCACTCTGCTGTGGGCTTCCGGATCGCATGCCTGCTGGAGGGTAATGATCGCTCTGGAGGAGAAGAACCTGCAGGGATACAACCAAAAACAACTCTACTTTGAGAAGGGAGAGCACAAGTCAAAGGAAGTCTTGGAGATCAACCCCAGGGGTCAGGTAGGTTCACATCACACTATGTAAACACTCATATTTGAAATCTGCATTTGTTTTCCTGAAATTGAGAAAAATGAGTATTTATTGGcattcacaaataaaaacacttgaACTAGAACAAAGTGTTTATGGTTTTCCTTGCACTGTCTCCTAAAGCTTCCTGCTTTCAAATGTGGGGATTTACCCCTCAACGAGTCCTGTGCTGCATGCTTCCATCTGGAGGTGAGAACTCAAATGAATCTGAATGTTATGTCTCCATAGAGTTTCTAGTTTGGAGAACTACTTGTGATTATATGTTAAACAATGCATTGCATAAACAGACACCCCACACCACAGAGGTAAAAACAACAGAGCTTCTTGCTGCATGTTAAAAATTTCCATGTCTCCTCCAACAGTGCAAGTACAAGTCGCAGGGAACCAAGCTGATCCCTGACTGCGAGGAAGGGAGAGCGCTGATATTGCAGCGTGTGTTTGAGGTTAACGCGCTCACCGAGAAATCATGTAAGTTTGTTTTGACACACTTCTGATCCTGAATTCTCTTCATCACAGTGCGTGTACCCCCAAACAACATTAGGACCTCAGGGATTTAGTCTGTAAAGAATATATCAAGGCTGTTAAATCTCTTTCTGTGTGGCCTGGCTGATGATGCCATTCAGAGGTCTGAGCTCTGGGATTTTGAactgctgaacaacaacactaaCAACTGTCACTGGTCTTCAGCAGCCAATCCTCCTCAGGATCCCATTGAGACCTTTAGTTGTTCaaaacacacaccacacactaaGACGATCTAAGACTAAGACAATAAGACAATCCCTTAGTCTATTTCTGTGATGAGCACCCTATCATAACAGAGACTGA contains:
- the LOC116320489 gene encoding glutathione S-transferase A-like translates to MAKDMTLWWGSGSPPCWRVMIALEEKKLQGYNQKLLSFEKGEHKSKEVMDVNPRGQLPAFKCGDKIINESYGACFFLECEYKSQGTKLIPENSSEKALVLQRTFEGNTLHQKTVDVFMYNRRVPENERHESAFKRLKETLTGEVQMWEGYLQKTPGGFLAGKNFSMADVIVYPSVALLFRMGLSDKRYPKLSEYHKNLKDRPSIKATWPPLWKDTPGQDFFKDI
- the LOC116320480 gene encoding glutathione S-transferase A-like gives rise to the protein MATDITLLWASGSHACWRVMIALEEKNLQGYNQKQLYFEKGEHKSKEVLEINPRGQLPAFKCGDLPLNESCAACFHLECKYKSQGTKLIPDCEEGRALILQRVFEVNALTEKSSSVLYYNWRVPEGERHDSAIKRNKEALTAELKLWEGYLQASSGFIVGKDFSMADVIVYPNVAYLFHYGLSEQRYPKLAEYYKGLMNRPSIKASWPPTWKNAPKQETLKDI